In Phormidium ambiguum IAM M-71, a genomic segment contains:
- a CDS encoding murein transglycosylase A: protein MRKSLTLISLNVGLLMIAYGCLLAFWQQSVNINPVSSNLLIPELPDPKILLRDAPKPPKSLPVLLPVKTLLPDYIGIDEQIWGENQQDGDRIALLKSIDNSLRYLSSPQAITDYQKYKIPGVTRDRIIRSLTRFRQLVRTSRNAAELWSAVQKEFVLYQSIGRDGLGNVLFTAYYEPLYEASRTPTAEYRYPIYRLPANLKSWAKPHPTREQLEGKDGLQGNKGKLKGLELFWLRDRFDAYLIHIQGSAKLRLTDGKITTVGYAGNTAYNYSSIGKALADDGKLPLENLTMPVILQYFQQNPQELDNYLPRDRSFVFFQENYGRRATGSISVPLTADRSIATDKSIMPPGALALIHAPFPFAKDGEPKMQFNTVSRYVLDQDTGGAIKGAGRVDYFVGTGKIAGERAGMTVSNGYLFYLLLKQ, encoded by the coding sequence ATGAGAAAGTCTCTAACATTGATTAGTTTAAATGTGGGATTGTTGATGATTGCTTACGGATGCTTACTAGCTTTTTGGCAGCAATCTGTAAATATTAATCCGGTATCATCTAATTTATTAATTCCCGAACTTCCCGATCCCAAAATTTTACTTCGAGATGCTCCTAAACCTCCAAAGAGTTTACCAGTTTTGTTGCCTGTGAAAACTCTTTTACCTGATTATATCGGAATTGATGAACAAATTTGGGGGGAAAATCAACAAGATGGGGATCGAATTGCGTTGTTAAAATCGATCGACAATAGTTTACGTTATCTTTCTTCTCCCCAAGCAATTACTGATTACCAAAAGTATAAGATTCCGGGAGTTACACGCGATCGCATAATTCGCAGTTTAACCAGATTTCGCCAATTGGTAAGAACTTCTCGGAATGCAGCAGAACTCTGGTCGGCGGTACAAAAAGAGTTTGTTCTTTACCAGTCTATCGGTAGAGATGGCTTGGGAAATGTATTGTTTACTGCTTATTATGAACCACTTTATGAGGCGAGTCGAACACCTACCGCAGAATATCGCTATCCTATTTATCGTTTACCTGCTAATTTGAAATCTTGGGCAAAACCTCATCCTACTAGAGAACAGTTGGAAGGAAAAGATGGTTTGCAAGGGAATAAAGGTAAATTAAAGGGATTAGAATTGTTTTGGTTGCGCGATCGTTTCGACGCTTATTTAATTCATATTCAAGGTTCAGCTAAACTACGGTTAACTGATGGTAAGATTACCACTGTTGGTTATGCAGGAAATACAGCTTATAACTATAGTAGTATTGGCAAGGCTTTGGCAGATGATGGGAAGTTACCGTTAGAAAATCTAACGATGCCAGTGATTTTGCAATATTTTCAACAAAATCCCCAGGAATTAGATAATTATTTGCCACGCGATCGTAGTTTTGTGTTTTTTCAGGAAAATTATGGTCGTCGGGCGACGGGTAGCATTAGCGTACCATTAACAGCAGATAGATCGATCGCCACTGACAAATCCATTATGCCCCCAGGCGCTTTAGCTTTAATCCACGCACCTTTTCCCTTCGCCAAAGATGGTGAGCCAAAAATGCAGTTTAACACCGTGTCGCGCTACGTACTCGATCAAGATACGGGAGGAGCAATCAAAGGTGCGGGAAGAGTAGACTATTTCGTCGGAACTGGAAAAATAGCTGGGGAAAGAGCAGGAATGACTGTAAGTAATGGATATCTTTTCTATTTATTACTTAAACAGTAA
- a CDS encoding CHASE2 domain-containing protein yields the protein MRKLAQRLKEDRRVWISFSIVASGLIGLRLMGLLQFGEWEAFDQFFRLRPPLLADERILIVGIQEADIQQIGSWPIPDRNMSELITKISSLKPRAIGLDIYRDLPVPPGHTEWLEVAQTTPNLVGIEQLGTKNSPGVEAPPVLQQKGQVGFNNVIVDPDGKVRRNLLYWHIKDRPRTSFALKLALHYLQAKNIKPESAKNSNRYLQLGQAVFKRFEPNDGGYVRTDAGGYQILGNFQGPAGSFRTVSLAQMLSGEVPAEWVRDRIVLIGSTAESLKDLFLTPHSTGFFLSASQPISGVELQANFISQILNAAEGKTVLFQVWPEWLELLWILVWTWLGAIFIWRSSSVKLSVLYLFLASFSLFIISYFAFLIGWWLPFIPPMLGLLGSATLITSFVAHLKEELKRSKEFLQNLIDAIPDPIFVKDKHHRWIVLNQAYCKFIGHPLDQLLEKTDFDFFPHQEAKNFWHQDQLVFQSGKATENEEKFTNSQGITHHIATKRSLHKDPAGNVFLVGVIRDITERKQLEEHLKRTAAELVRSNTELKLSEDRLRYLAYHDTLTGLPNRKLFHERLSQSIEWAHHNHQLVALLFLDLDGFKLINDTKGHDIGDLLLQTVAERLKRCLRSSDTVSRLGGDEFTVILSGIPSLPDIAKVADKILTTINQPFILQGHKIRISTSIGISVFPLNGEDIETLIKNADTAMYSAKELGKNNYTFC from the coding sequence ATGAGAAAACTTGCACAAAGGCTAAAAGAGGATCGAAGGGTTTGGATTAGCTTCAGCATTGTTGCATCTGGCTTAATTGGCCTGCGGTTGATGGGACTGTTGCAATTTGGGGAATGGGAAGCCTTCGACCAGTTTTTTCGGCTACGTCCACCTCTATTAGCTGATGAACGAATACTAATAGTGGGTATTCAGGAAGCTGATATTCAGCAGATTGGCAGTTGGCCGATTCCCGATCGCAATATGTCGGAGTTAATCACGAAAATCAGTTCTCTAAAACCCCGTGCTATTGGTTTAGATATCTACAGAGACCTGCCAGTCCCACCGGGACATACTGAATGGTTAGAAGTAGCGCAGACAACACCCAACTTAGTAGGAATTGAACAATTAGGAACTAAAAACAGCCCTGGAGTAGAAGCGCCTCCAGTTTTGCAACAGAAAGGACAAGTAGGTTTCAATAACGTCATCGTCGATCCTGATGGCAAAGTACGCCGCAACTTATTGTACTGGCATATTAAAGATCGACCTCGCACTAGTTTCGCTCTCAAGCTAGCTTTACACTATCTCCAGGCGAAAAACATTAAACCAGAGTCTGCTAAAAACAGTAACCGTTATTTACAGTTAGGTCAAGCTGTATTCAAGCGATTTGAACCAAATGATGGTGGTTACGTGAGGACTGATGCTGGCGGCTACCAAATCTTAGGGAATTTCCAAGGGCCAGCAGGCAGCTTTCGGACAGTTTCTCTGGCGCAAATGTTATCTGGGGAAGTGCCAGCAGAGTGGGTACGCGATCGCATTGTCTTAATCGGCTCAACGGCTGAATCCCTGAAAGACCTTTTCTTAACACCTCACAGCACAGGTTTTTTCTTGAGCGCCAGCCAACCAATTTCCGGTGTAGAATTACAAGCAAATTTTATTAGCCAAATTCTTAACGCCGCTGAAGGAAAAACAGTTTTATTTCAGGTTTGGCCGGAATGGTTAGAATTATTATGGATTTTAGTATGGACTTGGTTAGGCGCAATCTTTATTTGGCGATCGTCCTCTGTCAAACTCTCCGTCCTTTATTTATTTTTAGCTAGCTTCAGCTTATTTATCATTAGCTATTTCGCCTTTTTAATAGGTTGGTGGTTGCCTTTTATCCCACCAATGCTGGGACTTTTAGGTTCAGCAACACTTATCACCTCCTTCGTCGCTCACCTCAAAGAAGAATTAAAACGTTCCAAAGAATTCTTACAAAATCTCATTGACGCGATTCCCGATCCAATTTTTGTTAAAGACAAACACCATCGTTGGATTGTTTTAAACCAAGCATACTGTAAATTTATTGGTCATCCCCTAGACCAACTCCTAGAAAAAACAGATTTTGACTTTTTTCCGCATCAAGAAGCCAAGAATTTTTGGCATCAAGACCAATTAGTATTTCAAAGCGGTAAAGCTACAGAAAATGAAGAAAAATTTACCAACTCTCAAGGAATTACCCATCATATTGCCACCAAAAGGTCGCTGCATAAAGACCCCGCAGGTAACGTCTTTTTAGTCGGAGTAATTCGTGACATTACAGAACGAAAGCAGCTAGAAGAACACCTCAAACGTACCGCAGCTGAATTAGTTCGCTCCAACACAGAGTTAAAACTTTCCGAAGACCGTTTGCGCTACTTAGCTTATCATGATACTCTCACTGGACTACCCAATCGGAAACTTTTTCATGAACGCTTAAGTCAGTCAATTGAATGGGCACATCACAATCATCAGTTAGTAGCCCTGCTATTCCTTGATTTAGATGGTTTTAAGTTGATTAACGATACCAAAGGACATGACATAGGAGATTTACTCTTACAAACCGTAGCCGAAAGGCTCAAGCGTTGTTTACGCAGTAGCGACACTGTTTCACGTTTAGGAGGTGACGAGTTTACAGTGATTTTGTCGGGGATTCCCAGCTTACCTGATATTGCCAAAGTAGCCGACAAAATTTTGACAACGATTAATCAACCTTTTATTTTGCAAGGTCACAAAATTCGCATCTCTACCAGCATTGGGATTAGCGTCTTTCCCCTCAACGGTGAAGACATAGAAACTTTGATTAAAAATGCTGATACTGCAATGTACTCTGCTAAAGAACTAGGAAAAAATAACTATACCTTCTGTTAA
- a CDS encoding WecB/TagA/CpsF family glycosyltransferase, producing the protein MKSVNILNLSIDNLSKVELLDKLESGGVVFTPNVDHLIKLQKDQEFYKAYDIATYKVCDSQIVMYASKFLGTPLKEKISGSDLFPAFYNYYKDNENIKIFLLGAAEGVAKKAQEQINHKVGRNMIVASYSPSFGFENNEAECLKIVDMINQSGATVLAIGVGAPKQEKWIALYKEKLSNIKIFLALGATLDFEAGHKKRAPQWMSVVGVEWLHRLMSEPQRLWKRYLVDDLPFFWLVVKQKLNFYSQPFKKVGSSLNEVTQEYFRETLLKS; encoded by the coding sequence ATGAAATCGGTCAACATTCTAAATTTATCAATTGATAATTTATCCAAGGTAGAATTATTGGACAAACTAGAGTCAGGTGGTGTAGTGTTTACACCAAATGTAGACCATTTGATCAAGTTACAAAAAGACCAAGAGTTTTACAAGGCTTATGATATTGCAACTTATAAGGTTTGTGATAGTCAGATAGTCATGTATGCTTCTAAGTTTTTAGGTACTCCTTTAAAAGAGAAGATTTCTGGTTCAGATTTGTTCCCGGCTTTTTATAATTATTACAAAGACAATGAAAACATTAAAATTTTCTTGTTAGGAGCGGCAGAAGGAGTCGCAAAAAAGGCTCAAGAACAAATTAACCATAAAGTAGGCAGAAATATGATTGTAGCTTCTTATTCTCCTTCTTTTGGGTTTGAGAATAACGAAGCAGAATGCCTGAAAATAGTAGACATGATTAATCAGTCTGGTGCTACTGTACTAGCGATTGGCGTGGGAGCACCAAAACAGGAAAAATGGATTGCTCTCTATAAAGAGAAGCTATCTAATATTAAAATTTTTCTGGCATTAGGTGCAACGTTAGATTTTGAAGCTGGACATAAAAAAAGAGCACCACAATGGATGAGTGTTGTTGGGGTTGAGTGGTTACATAGATTAATGTCTGAACCTCAAAGACTGTGGAAAAGATATTTAGTGGATGATTTACCATTTTTTTGGTTAGTGGTGAAACAAAAGCTCAATTTCTACAGTCAACCATTTAAGAAAGTGGGTTCTAGTTTGAATGAAGTAACACAAGAATACTTTCGGGAAACTTTACTGAAATCATAG
- a CDS encoding VPS10 domain-containing protein gives MAYWQAIAKDLLTCLAIFAVLLFTANIVLNSLPRFGLKKSSFTSQSIRFLIIFIATIISLQQIKAVNHFFHSLAPPNAAIVAQQRVTASTKWKNVSIGGGGYVTGIFLHPLEKNLIYIKTDVGGFYRWNPQNQSWIPLTDHFSLSQSNYYGGEALALDLKNPNIVYIAAGKYLWEKGSIFKSSDRGQTWTKLNIDLPMGGNQKKRWAGERLAVNPFNSDIIFFGSRRDGLWKSVNAGKSWTKVTSFLGTPEKDIGISAILFDSKKSGLVYANAYGDGIYKSTDTGVTWQKLSGSPQSVRRIAISPDGTLYVTSEGEQGVSKYQDNVWQNITPKNVKAVFNAISINPNNPEEILVALGERPGTKIYRSLDGGNNWTEIQRSMNSTVPWWNGIMLRQPWISSLAFDPYTKDRVWLTDWYGIWQTENIKSNPVVWRNYQQGHEELVTFALVSPPKGSVLLSGMADVDGFNHKDGLDRFPQQEFGGNGLSFQDTYGIAYQEKNPLRIVRISGKRWNKTFGGAISNDGGKSWQKLPNFPEKKMPLRVAVSATNPDVFLVTISDEKPLITKDGGKNWSEISTLPKGAKGPWNWAQPLAADPVDGKTFYYYASGKLYRSTDGGANFEIVNESLLRDRWHALKTAPGVKGELWLSLDKDGLFRSTNGGKNFTKIPTVERAYLFALGKPPQGSKIPALYLYGKVSGKSEGIFRSLDRGRTWTAISDRSQPIGNKPNVMEASKQQFGLVFIGTNGRGIYYRNTQSP, from the coding sequence GCAAATCAAAGCTGTTAACCATTTTTTCCATTCCCTAGCACCACCAAATGCAGCTATTGTGGCGCAACAAAGAGTAACTGCATCTACTAAATGGAAAAACGTATCGATCGGCGGTGGTGGCTACGTTACAGGAATATTTTTACACCCCTTAGAAAAAAATCTTATTTACATCAAAACAGATGTAGGTGGATTTTATCGTTGGAATCCCCAAAATCAAAGTTGGATACCGCTAACTGACCATTTTTCCCTATCCCAAAGTAACTATTATGGCGGCGAAGCTTTAGCACTCGATCTGAAAAATCCGAATATTGTTTACATTGCTGCGGGAAAATATTTATGGGAAAAAGGTAGTATTTTTAAATCTAGCGATCGCGGTCAAACTTGGACTAAATTAAACATAGATTTGCCAATGGGTGGCAACCAAAAAAAACGTTGGGCTGGTGAAAGATTAGCAGTTAATCCCTTTAATTCCGACATTATTTTCTTTGGCTCTCGACGCGATGGCTTATGGAAATCAGTAAATGCTGGAAAAAGTTGGACTAAAGTTACATCTTTTCTCGGTACACCAGAAAAAGATATCGGAATTTCGGCTATTTTATTTGATAGTAAAAAGTCAGGTTTAGTTTATGCCAACGCTTACGGAGATGGTATCTATAAATCTACAGATACAGGTGTTACTTGGCAGAAACTTTCAGGTAGTCCTCAGTCAGTAAGACGGATTGCTATTAGTCCTGACGGCACTTTATACGTTACAAGCGAGGGTGAACAAGGTGTTAGCAAATATCAGGATAATGTTTGGCAAAATATTACCCCAAAAAACGTGAAAGCTGTATTCAATGCTATTAGTATCAATCCCAATAATCCCGAAGAAATATTAGTAGCGTTGGGAGAAAGACCTGGGACAAAAATTTATCGTTCCTTAGATGGGGGAAACAATTGGACAGAAATTCAACGTTCAATGAATAGTACTGTTCCTTGGTGGAATGGGATTATGCTCAGACAACCTTGGATTTCCTCTCTTGCCTTCGATCCATATACAAAGGATAGAGTTTGGTTAACAGATTGGTACGGAATTTGGCAAACGGAAAATATTAAATCTAATCCAGTTGTTTGGAGAAATTATCAGCAAGGACATGAAGAGTTAGTCACATTTGCTTTAGTTTCTCCGCCCAAAGGTTCAGTTTTACTTAGTGGCATGGCTGATGTAGATGGGTTTAATCATAAAGATGGATTAGACAGGTTTCCGCAGCAAGAATTCGGTGGGAATGGCCTTTCATTTCAAGATACTTATGGAATTGCATATCAGGAAAAGAATCCATTAAGAATAGTACGAATTAGTGGGAAACGTTGGAACAAAACTTTTGGTGGTGCAATTTCTAATGATGGAGGGAAAAGTTGGCAGAAATTACCAAACTTTCCAGAGAAAAAGATGCCGTTACGAGTAGCAGTTTCGGCAACTAATCCTGACGTTTTCTTAGTAACTATTAGTGATGAAAAACCTTTAATTACTAAGGATGGCGGAAAAAACTGGAGCGAAATTTCTACCTTGCCAAAAGGAGCAAAAGGCCCTTGGAATTGGGCGCAACCTTTAGCCGCCGATCCGGTTGATGGTAAAACATTTTATTATTATGCTAGCGGCAAATTGTATCGCAGTACCGACGGAGGCGCTAATTTTGAAATTGTTAATGAATCTTTGCTGCGCGATCGCTGGCACGCTTTAAAAACCGCTCCCGGAGTTAAAGGCGAACTTTGGTTAAGCCTAGATAAAGATGGCTTATTCCGCTCTACAAATGGTGGCAAAAACTTTACTAAAATTCCCACAGTCGAAAGAGCTTATTTATTTGCTTTAGGTAAACCACCCCAAGGAAGTAAAATACCTGCACTCTATTTATATGGCAAAGTTTCCGGCAAAAGTGAAGGTATTTTTCGCTCTTTAGATAGAGGTAGAACTTGGACTGCTATTAGCGATCGATCCCAACCAATAGGTAACAAACCTAACGTCATGGAAGCAAGTAAACAGCAATTTGGACTAGTTTTTATTGGTACAAATGGTAGAGGAATTTATTATCGGAATACTCAGTCACCATAG